The Verrucomicrobium spinosum DSM 4136 = JCM 18804 DNA segment GTGCCACTCGTCGTAATATGGAAGTCCTCGGCCGCAAGCGCCCCAGCGTTGCCAATAGTGAGCGTGGAGCCCGAATTGAGCGTCACGGAGTTGTTGAGGCCGGCAACAATTGCCCCCCCCCCTCCCAAGAAGGTGCCGCTGGCAAACGTCACGGATCCGGTACCCGTGCCGGAACCGGTGGCATTGTTTACCAACAATCTGCCGGCACTCACGCTAGTAGTGCCCTGGTAGGTGTTGGCCCCAGTCAGTTCCAAGGTGCCCGCTCCTTGCTTGGTGAGAGCAAATGCCCCCTGCACCGTGTTGGCAAACTTCAGAGCCGCGCTGGTTACGACGTTGACCGTGGTGTCTGAGGTCATGGTGACGGCACCATTCCAAGTGTTGCTGCCACCCGTGACTTTCACCGCGCCACCAGCAGACACACCGGTGCCACCCACGCTCAGGTTTTCATTTCCAACCGTAACAGCACCGCTGGTCCCATCGATCTCCAATGTGGCTCCAGAAGCGATCGTGGTCCCTGTTCCCGCGGTTCCATCGGCAGCCCCCAAGGCATTGCTGTTGGTGATACGAAGAGTGCCAACGTCCACGCTAGTGGAGCCGTGAAAGGTGTTGTTCCCGCTCAGGGTCGCCACACCGGCCCCCTTCTTGCTCAGAGACAAGATGTCCGCATTGACACCAACCCCGGTTGCTTCACTGAAGATGCCGCTGAACAGGACTCCCTGCCCACTGGTCACCGCGTCTGCAGATGACAGCGCGAGTGTCTTGAGTTCCGCCACACCTGTAGCACCGTCCTGGAGCACGACGTTTCCACTGAAGGAGACGTTGTCCGCCACACCGCTTCCGACCAGGTCAGTCTCGGTGCCAAGCACCATGCTGCCGGCACCGTTAGCATTGATATCAATGGCATTTGAGATCGATACGCCTGAAGCATTGGCCAACAGTTTGACCGTGGGGTTCAGGCCGTCTTCCTTCCAGTACAATGGATCAGTGGCACCGTTGGGAGTGGCAACATTGGGAGCTGCCATGAAGTACGTCTTCCCTATATTGCTCACCCCCGCAGTAACGGCGACCTGCGTACCATAGTTCATCTCGCCTGCCGCATCGAACTCCGATACGCGAGCGATGTTCATGCTGCCATCCGCATTGATTTGGACGACACGATAAATGCCGTTCCTCTCCGGATACTCCACCTCGTCTTTCACCACAATCCAGACTCCGATATCCGCATTGGTGAATTGATGCCCGTCAATGGTTGCGCTGATGTCGTAGAACGCCCCGTTGCCCGCCCCCACACTGGCCGGAGTGTCAGTAGTGCCAGAGCCATCCGCCGTCGCAAGAAACGCTCCACCGTAGGCACTGAGATTGTCAGCGTTGATTTTGTAGTTGTTTTCCACTCCCAGAACAGAGCGCCCGGCAGTAGCATAGACAGCAACTCCTGGAGTCAGACGCTTGGTCGCATCCCCTAGCTCCACAGTGACGGTGCCCAGCGATTGACTGTTATCCACCAGCAGGGTCGCATCGCGGATCGTCATCCCGCCATTGACCGCCGCAGTGTTTCCGCTGGCACCCGAGTTGAAATTAAAACCTGCATTGGCCCCCGTCAACCGCACGACCCCCCCACCAACCAAGGTCGATCTTCCACCATTGGATGCGGCAGAGATGAGAGACGAGTATCTCGCAGTGGTGCCCGCATCGACCGAAAGAAAGGCATTCCGATTCAAGGTCACTGGCCCCGAAATCTGGGTGTTGGCTGTAGTATGAATCGTAGAGATCCCTTCATAGTTCCCAGTCGCCGGCGTCACTTCTGACTTCCCGATAGTAATGGAGTTCGCCAGCGAAGATCCATTGAACCGCAACTCCAATGCATCTACAGCGCGACTGTCGTTGGTCCCCCCTACAAGTACTGCCCCGCTGCCAAACGAATCATTCTGCACGCCGATGAGCAAGCCTTGAGCGAGTTGAGTGCCCGCGGAATACGAGTTTGACGCTTCCAACTCCAACCCACCAAAGCCGGATTTCACCAGAGCACCAAACTCTTTGCCAGAGATGACGCCACTGATTCGTCCATCAACCTCAGCAGATCCGTCGTCCGCACGCACCATGCGATCTTTAAAGCCAAGCTCAATGTTGTTTCTGAAAATCAACGTTCCCGTGGAGTCGTGAGCACCAAAAATGAGCGACGTGTTGTCCAGAACAAACCCACCTTTACCCCAGACTAGAGTCGAGGGTGAGGCTAGCCCTCCCAAATTGACGGTTTGATCCCCGCCATACGCGGCAAACCCGCCACTGCCCACCCAGTCAACCTGGTTGTTTCCGGTCCCAACGCTCCACTCAAAAAGGGGATAGTTGGAACTCAAGCCCAAAACACCGCCGTGAAACTGGACATGGCTCGTCGTCGGAAGGGCACTAGCATGATCCAATCTCAGAACACCTCCGTGCAGATACGTCCACCCTGAATAGGTGTTCGCTCTCGACACGGACGTGGTCCCATTGCCAGTATGAACTAGGTTGACGCTTTTACCTCCCACGAAATAGTCGACAATCGCAACGTCAATCTCAAGAGCTCTCAGTGGATTCCAATTGTGAATCAAGAGATCGGTGGTGTCGTCTTGGGAATTGCCCAAGGCACTCGTCAGTTCTCCATCACCGGTGATTTTCTTCAGCGTGTTCCCGGAGTGAGTCGCTTGCAGGATGGCACCCTGCCGTAAAATAAGACCGGCACCCGCATCAATCTGAATAACGCTGTCAAGATCCTGGTTGTTGAAGAATCGAAGGGTGTCAATAGGAGTATCGAGGGTCGTTATCGCCCCAAAGAAACCTTCACTTGCCGATTCACCATCACTAAAGTGCATAGTCTCTGTTCTAAGTCTAAGAGACCAATTGCTCACATTCGGCGAGTCGTTGATATGGCCATCGAAATCTTCGACTGAGTTGTTGGCGGCACCATTGGCGTTCACAAACGCAAAAAAGTTGATCCCGGCGTCCTGATTTTCGTTGGGATCGTAGTAGAGAGCCCGCGGAAGCAGTACCTGTTGGTCCACCCCGGTAATCCCATTCAGGATGATTCGAGGGAAGCCCCCACCCTGGTTATCCTCCACGAAGCGGATGCTGCTTCCTCGCTGCCATACGACCTCAACTGGGTTAGATTCTCTTTGAAGCACCAACTGCGCAGTTTGATTTGTTGTCGAACGCACAACCAGTGTTGACGCCCCTGTCCCCACAGTGAACTGCCCCTGGAGGAACTGGGAGCGAGTGGCATCTGTCCCGCCGCCCAACACTTCCAACGTCCCCCCCATCATGGTCAATTTGCCATCTTCTGAGTGCGCGAATTTGTTGTCCGTGTTGCCAGTAACCCAGCGAACAGTTCCATCCGCAATCTGCCACTCGGTGATTCCATAACCGGTGTTGCGCGTGCCGCTAAGCTGGAGGATGCCTGCCCCCACCTTTTTCACAATATAGTCAGCCTCGGTACCGCCGGTGGCATACTGACCATTCAAGACCAAAGTGGTGTTCTCATTACCAATGTCCCAGACAGCGAGGTTGTTTACCGTATAGCCGCGACCACTGGTGCTCACCCCACCGGCACCGTTCAGTTGAAGCGTGCCACCATTGAAAACCAAACGGTCGATGGCATTTGAGGCGGAGCCGACGCCACTGGCGACATTCACGTCGCCAAATGATCTGATGCCTGTAACTCCCTCGTTGATCAAGGTGACCCCTGTGTAGTTGTTCTGACCATACAAGAGCAATTCCCCAGGCCCAAGCTTGTCAATGCCGACCCCGCCCGTAAGAACTGAAGAGATGATCAACGGGGCATCAGGGTTGTTCTGGTAGATGAGGAAGTCGGCTGCACTGGTCGTCAAACTCCCTCCGCTAATCACCGCTGCACTATTGCCCATATTGGACGTAACAAGAATGCCGCCTCCACTGGATAGGTTTGAAGCACCAGAGAGGATGATGGTCATCATGTCATCCCCACCGTCAGGAGTATTGAAGCGGAGGGTGTACGCCGAGGCGTTCACGGCCTGCGTGTTATCCTTCTGCACGTCCATGTTGCCTGTGGCCACCCAAGCATTCACGTCGTCGTTGATCGTGTAGCCTGTGTAGCGGACGATCAGGAGGTCGTTGGTTCCTGTCCCACCCGGGGTGTCATACTGTGTGGTGCTCTTTGTGGCCCAGTCGGTGCCGGAGATCAACGCCCAAGGCCCAAGAATCCCATTGGTGAGTCCGTTGTCAGTGCTTGCAATGCCCTCGTCGCTGAAATCAATCGTCGCCCCAGAGTTTCGCGTAATAGTGTTCAACCGAATGATCGCATTGTTGACCCCAGTGGTATCGCGGATGATTTTGTTCTCACCTGCATTCAGGGTAAGACTCTTGACGATTTCCACGTTGTCGCTACCGCGCTCCCCGCTGAGGATCAAAGCACCCCCGAAACGACTTCCCCCGAGCACCAATGCTGCCGTATTAGAGAGTTTACTTCCGTCCACACCTGTCCCGTAAGCCCCCCCGTAGTTCAGCACCAAGGTGCCGGAGACGACTGTATAGACTGCAGCATCATTCGAAGGTCCAAGCGAATCCCTGTAAGTAGTGAGCCCGCCACTGAGGATCACCATCCCATCACCGTATTGCGTGAGGCTCCCGGCACCGCCCAATGTTCCCTTCAGGTTCAGAACACCACCAGCGGCAACGAACAGGTTGGAATTCGCCCCTACCGCGACACTACCCGCCCAAGAACTATTCCCCCTCGCCGCCAGCGTTCCGCCATTGAGATTCAGTTCCTGGACGCGATTGTACTGCACATCGCGCAACTCCACCGTGGCATTGATCCAGTTTGGAGCGCTCTGACCGCCCGTGCCGCCGCTCACAATCACCTTCCCAAAGCCGAATGCGCCATCCATCATCGCCACCAAGGAACCGGAAAGCACCTCCGTAATACCCGTGTAGGTGTTTGCCTGATTGGTCCCTGTAAAGACAGGGTCGCCCAAAATCCAGTTACCTGTCCCAATTTTTCTGAGGGATGTCGCACCACCTGTACCATCCCCAAGAATCAAGTTGAAGATGTTGTCACCACGGTTGCTGCCCCCAAGAGTAAGCGAGCGGGCTCCAGAACCTTCAAATGCGATGGTATTATTCGCAGTCGCATTGCCACGCCCCATCTGGAAGATTGAACCTCGTCCGATCCCGTCTGCAATCAAGGCACCCGCGTCAGCACCAACACCAAGAGTAAAAGTACGGTTCGTCCCACCAAATTGCCCTTGCGCGGCATTGCCAATATAGCGCAACGCACCTCCTGCCAGTACAAGGTCCGCGGGATTGACCGGGCTGAGCACCAACGTACTTCCGGCCCCAAGGCTGCTGGCGCTTCCAGCGTTAGCCAACCGAACGACGTTTATCGTGCCACCCTCGATTCTTGTCGGCCCGGTGTACGTGCTATCGATCGCGGTCAATGTTAAGTTACCGGATCCCTGCTTGATCAACCCAAAGGTCCCTGTACTGCCGGTATTTTTGAGAATCCTCCCGGAATAAGTGGTAAAAGATGCCTGATTGACCGTAAGGCTGCTCGGAGCGGCTGAGGCGGCACCGCCGGTGATTGTCGTAGATATCGAGCCCGATGTCAGACTTGAGATCGTCAAATTGTAGCCATTGGTATCCAACCTCGCCCCCCCGGTCATTGTCAGATCGAAACCTTTGGACGGAACCGCAGTTGTGAGCGCTGTACTGGACTGCAGCGTGGTGATGCCAGAATCCAGCGTCATTGTTCCCGAGAAGGTGTTGGTGCCACCAATATCAAGATTCCCACCCTGGACTAGAATGTTGCCGGTAATATTGTTGGTTCCTTGAACAATCAGATTGCGGGTAAACATGCGAATCCCCCCAATCGTTCCCGTACCAACGGTGTTATTGAGGGTCATGGTGCCGGTCGCGCTCGCGGTGCCGAAGCTCTCCACCCCTCCAGCCAAGTTCAGCGTCCCAGTCAGCACCACATTTCCACCCCAGCTGCCTACGGAACCGTCAAACAACAACCGTCCTCCATTTTGTGAGGTTACACCCGTGGTGATGTTCATCGTCGTTCCATCCCTTGCCGCCATTGCCCCGTCACCCGCACCTAGAATAATGCTGCGTCCTGCGTCATCAATTGTCAGGCTCGTGAGTCCTGAGTTTACCAAGTTCGAGTGTCCTCGAAGGGTGCCGCCATTCAAAATCACTGAAGAAGACCCGGAAACCACCCCTAGGCCCCTCTCATCCACAATGGTAACAATGCCTTCGTTTACGATGGTATCACCGGTAAATGTATTGAGGCCTCCAAGAACCACAGCGCCACTTCCGCCTTTGATGAAAGACATGCGGGCAGTTGTATTTCCAATGACCGCATTTATCGTTGTGGTGATTCCACTAGAGCTGTAATAAAACAACTCGTTGGTCGCCGACGTCAGGCCAATAGCACCGGTTCCGTTGATCGTGGAGTTCCGGTTTGCAAGGATGCCTCCCGAGTTGAGCGTCAATTTAAACGTGCCCATGTTCAACGTAGAGTCGTTGGTAACAAATTTGAGCGAGTTGATGGTCACGTTACCCGTGGGTGCTCCTTGGCTCGACGAGATTGCTACGTTGCCGTTATTGGTGGTCGTATTCCATGCAGAGATTGCGCCCGTGTTGTAGCTTGTGTAAGCAACTACCCCGTTCGCCGTGTACTCGGCCCAATCCGTGGGCGAACCCGCAGTCCCGACGGTTGCCCACCCACCCATAATTCCGCTAACATTGGCAACTCCTGCTGTGAACATGACTTTATTGGCCGCAGTCCCCAACCCTGTGCCAATAAAGCTCACCATCCCACCAGCATTACGAGCGAAGTTACCGAAGGTAAGAGTGCTGGTGGTTGCCGTGTTGTTCGTTTCAATCAGGTTCAACCCACCCTGAAGGGTAAGGGTTCCAAATGTCTGCGACACGGTGCTGCCACCTGCTTGGGCCAGGAAAGCAACTTTTCCGCCGTTCATGTTCACAGCCGGGGCGGAGGTTCCAGTGACCCTGTTTACAGCACCCGCTTGGGCCAGGATGCGCAGCTCACCCACGTTGTCGGAAATATTGATCGCGCCTCCAGTGAGATTCAGCGTGCCGTTCTGAACAACGAACAGCCCTCCTTCTAGATCAAGGTTCCCACTGGTGATGGTTGCCGCACCGTTGGCGGTGATCGAGGGGGTAACCGATGTTCCATTAACCCCGCTGCCAAAATTGTAGCCGGTGATCTTCACCCCCCCTGCCACGCTCATCGTGCTGCTCCATGTGACTTGGGTCGCGTTCGATTGAACGGAAAGCAACCCGTCCACATTGAATCCACCGGCACTGACCACAGTCGCGCGGTTGAAGATGGTTCGGCCGCCGAAAATGTTGACTCCAGATCCGCCAAAAGTAACGGCACCACCACCGGAGCCAACCGAGTCAATACGGAGCACACCGTTGCCATAGCGGGTGAAACCGCCACTCCCTAGAATTTGTTTATTGAAGGTCTGGTCCAGACCGTTGTTCACCACACGAATGCCCAACGTACCGTCATTCTGAACCGAGGTTCCTGAACTGTTAAACCCGGAGTTAAAGCCGCCATTTGTCGTACCGGTACTTGTGGTTTCAAAAATCAAGGTTGCCCCTGAGCCGATTGTAGTGGAGCCAGTGTATTGAATACGATCACCGGACAAGGTTTGCGTTCCGGCACCGGTCACGGCGACATTCATCACCCCAGAGCCGCCCGCGTTGTTCCTCAAATAGGCTGCATAATAGAAATTATCCCCTGCTAGGGTCGCCATCGTCAGGGTGGAGTTCCCAGTCCCCGTCTGGGTGTTGGTAACCTGAATGACCCCTTCACGGGTGTAGTCCACGATGCCTCGCACCGTTTCATTGAAGCCCATCATTTGGAAGTAGGCGTTGTTGCCAGATACCGAGTCAAACGAGATGATGGAGTTGTTGTTGATCTGGTTGCTGGCACCGAGATAGACCAAGGCGCGCCCGTTACCCCCCATGTTGGCGTTTCCGATCTGGAGATTGCCCTTGATTGCATCAACACCATCCGTCTTTTGCAGGACCAAGGTCGGGGTGCCGCTGTCGTCCACCCCACGACCGTAAACCGTTGTCAGACCATCATAGGTATTCGCGGTCGATCCTGTGAAGGTCACGCCGCTGTAGCCCATAATGTTCACTTTGTAGCCATTGCCAGTGATGGCCCCGCTAATATTCAAACGAACACCATTCGTCCCCACATTGGTGTTGATGTTGAGATTGCTGGCCAGCGTGATTGGTGCGCTGATGACATCGGTCTGGGTGCCATTGGTTTTGCTCAACAATGCGTAGCCATACGCGCTGTTGTCGAATACCAAACTTCCTCCGCTGCCAGCGGCGACGGTGAAGACGTGCGACGAAGTAGGGTCCCCAATGAAGAGCATTCCAACCGTCCGCGCACCGTCCAAATTGACGGTCGTGGCGGCGGTGATGTTGGAGGTGATGTTGGCAATCACCCCGGCTGCATTGGGCACGGTGGCTGGATTCCAGTTTACTGTGGAATTCCAGGTAGGAGTCCCGGTGATGGGAACAAAATCATAAACCGCCTGAGCCTGAAGTCGTGAGACTCCCTGACACGCCAAGAGGGTTCCGAATGCTAGAAGTTGGAGGAAAAAGCGGGTGAAGTGAAGGGGGGGCTTCATTGTAAATACTTCGTGAACTCCCTCTTATCTCAGGTTGAGCCTACCCTGACAAGAAAAATGCTTCGGCTTTTTGCGGCTAATTGCTTAGTCAACCTGAAGAACCTGATACTGCCAGGCCCAGAAGCGAGGAGGAGGCTGGTTGCGCTAAATGCGAATGGTGATCCACCTTTTAGCGGACCCCCACTCCATGGAATCTGACTCAGTTCGCTCTACGGCGACGGCGGAAGCCAAGGCACAGGAAGCCAAGCAGCAAGAGCATCATGCGGCCGGGTTCAGGCACAACACCGACCACGATGAGGACACCGTAGTCCTTGAAGTAGCCGACATCCCACATGCGGTCAGCCCCGAGCGTTGGGAGCAGAAGGTCACCAGCCAGACCACCCGAGACGTACCGGGAGCCACCCGTGTTGAAGGTGCCGCCCATGGTCCCCGACCAGTCGAGAAGCAGGAAGACATCCCCACCACGCCCGCCCCCAGTAAGGTAACCATTGTCCAGGATGGCCACACTGCCCGTGGCAGTTGAGCCAATCGTCAACGTTCCATCCACCTGTATGAAGTCGTGACTTGCAGAGTTGACTGGCGACGAGGCGTAGCCGCTGATTGTCCCAGCCACGTAGGTTTCGTAGGTGGAAACCGATGTGAGGTAGCTCGTAGAAATATTCACATCGCTGGTCGTTGCATTGCTGATCTGCAACTGCATCTGGGAATTGTTGCTAATCGTCAAAGCGCCCCCGAACTCCAGGCGGCCGTTCACGCCACCCGCTGAATCCCCAGGTGCAAGAATCCCAACCGTCGACCCAGAGCCAATCGTGGTGGCGCCAGCAATCCGGCCGGAACCCGCCAGGGTGGCGACATTGGCGGTGGCCAGTGTCGCACTCGCTGTGCCAACGGTGACAGTGCCGGTGCCCTTGAGACTACCGTTGCCGCCCAAACCAACTTGCAGAGCTCCGCGATCCACCACGGTGGTGCCGGTGTAGGTGTTGGCCCATGCGAGCACTTGGGTGGTCTGACCGGTTTTCACCAAGTTCAAGGCACCCGTTCCGTTGGTAATCGACCCAGCAAACACGGTGGAAGTCGTATCCGTGCCGCCATCCACAGTCAGAGTCTTGGCCGAGGCCCCAGAGTTGGTGATCAAACCGCCGCTGGTGTTCGATTCACTAGAGAGAGCCTTAACCTTCTCGTCAAAGTTGTTCATATCGAACGTCCCGCCATTTCGAACCTCCAGCTCGGAACCATCGGGGACGGCCCCAGCAACTCCGATCTTGACCAACCCACCTGCGACCACGGTTTTGCCACCATAGTCATTGGTGTTGTTGCCCAAGGTCAAAGTACCCGCCCCAGCTTTGATGAAGCCAGTGCCACCCGAGACTTTGCCATTGATGGTCGCCGCGACCTGAGGGCTGCTGACCGTGACGGTGTGGTTAATGCCAGCACTGAGAGACATTGCACCACTCAGGGTCAGGTTCTGGGTGCTCGCGGTCCCGCCAAATGTAAAGTCTCCGTTGACGGTGAAGGCATTGGTAATGGTGCGAACAGCGGTGCCCGCCTGGATCGTTGTCTCATCTTCCAAGGTGATGGCTCCCGTTCCGTAAGCATTGGTCGCAGCGCTGTTGTCAAGAATCAACGTTCCTGCAGCCACCTTCAGCCCGCCCGTCAGGATATGCGCCGTGCTACCAGAGAGGACCAAGGACCCATCGCCAGTCTTGGTGATCTGCCCGCCAGTCCCGGTGTAGTTCAATGGGGCACTGATGACCAACCCCATGGGAGAATCCCCTGTGATATTGATCACAGGATTGTTGTTCGACAACTCAATGGAGGACCCAGAAATGGTCGGAGTGGTGGCAATGTTGTCATTGTCCACGGTGATTGCATTCGCGGCCGAGAGGATGAGCTTGGTGGCCGTGGTCACCTGTGTCGTGCCGGATCCACCTCGGTTGTTGAATGTCAGGCTGGCCAATGTGTTGGTACCAAACATGGTCAGAACACTGCTTCC contains these protein-coding regions:
- a CDS encoding beta strand repeat-containing protein, producing the protein MMGFNETVRGIVDYTREGVIQVTNTQTGTGNSTLTMATLAGDNFYYAAYLRNNAGGSGVMNVAVTGAGTQTLSGDRIQYTGSTTIGSGATLIFETTSTGTTNGGFNSGFNSSGTSVQNDGTLGIRVVNNGLDQTFNKQILGSGGFTRYGNGVLRIDSVGSGGGAVTFGGSGVNIFGGRTIFNRATVVSAGGFNVDGLLSVQSNATQVTWSSTMSVAGGVKITGYNFGSGVNGTSVTPSITANGAATITSGNLDLEGGLFVVQNGTLNLTGGAINISDNVGELRILAQAGAVNRVTGTSAPAVNMNGGKVAFLAQAGGSTVSQTFGTLTLQGGLNLIETNNTATTSTLTFGNFARNAGGMVSFIGTGLGTAANKVMFTAGVANVSGIMGGWATVGTAGSPTDWAEYTANGVVAYTSYNTGAISAWNTTTNNGNVAISSSQGAPTGNVTINSLKFVTNDSTLNMGTFKLTLNSGGILANRNSTINGTGAIGLTSATNELFYYSSSGITTTINAVIGNTTARMSFIKGGSGAVVLGGLNTFTGDTIVNEGIVTIVDERGLGVVSGSSSVILNGGTLRGHSNLVNSGLTSLTIDDAGRSIILGAGDGAMAARDGTTMNITTGVTSQNGGRLLFDGSVGSWGGNVVLTGTLNLAGGVESFGTASATGTMTLNNTVGTGTIGGIRMFTRNLIVQGTNNITGNILVQGGNLDIGGTNTFSGTMTLDSGITTLQSSTALTTAVPSKGFDLTMTGGARLDTNGYNLTISSLTSGSISTTITGGAASAAPSSLTVNQASFTTYSGRILKNTGSTGTFGLIKQGSGNLTLTAIDSTYTGPTRIEGGTINVVRLANAGSASSLGAGSTLVLSPVNPADLVLAGGALRYIGNAAQGQFGGTNRTFTLGVGADAGALIADGIGRGSIFQMGRGNATANNTIAFEGSGARSLTLGGSNRGDNIFNLILGDGTGGATSLRKIGTGNWILGDPVFTGTNQANTYTGITEVLSGSLVAMMDGAFGFGKVIVSGGTGGQSAPNWINATVELRDVQYNRVQELNLNGGTLAARGNSSWAGSVAVGANSNLFVAAGGVLNLKGTLGGAGSLTQYGDGMVILSGGLTTYRDSLGPSNDAAVYTVVSGTLVLNYGGAYGTGVDGSKLSNTAALVLGGSRFGGALILSGERGSDNVEIVKSLTLNAGENKIIRDTTGVNNAIIRLNTITRNSGATIDFSDEGIASTDNGLTNGILGPWALISGTDWATKSTTQYDTPGGTGTNDLLIVRYTGYTINDDVNAWVATGNMDVQKDNTQAVNASAYTLRFNTPDGGDDMMTIILSGASNLSSGGGILVTSNMGNSAAVISGGSLTTSAADFLIYQNNPDAPLIISSVLTGGVGIDKLGPGELLLYGQNNYTGVTLINEGVTGIRSFGDVNVASGVGSASNAIDRLVFNGGTLQLNGAGGVSTSGRGYTVNNLAVWDIGNENTTLVLNGQYATGGTEADYIVKKVGAGILQLSGTRNTGYGITEWQIADGTVRWVTGNTDNKFAHSEDGKLTMMGGTLEVLGGGTDATRSQFLQGQFTVGTGASTLVVRSTTNQTAQLVLQRESNPVEVVWQRGSSIRFVEDNQGGGFPRIILNGITGVDQQVLLPRALYYDPNENQDAGINFFAFVNANGAANNSVEDFDGHINDSPNVSNWSLRLRTETMHFSDGESASEGFFGAITTLDTPIDTLRFFNNQDLDSVIQIDAGAGLILRQGAILQATHSGNTLKKITGDGELTSALGNSQDDTTDLLIHNWNPLRALEIDVAIVDYFVGGKSVNLVHTGNGTTSVSRANTYSGWTYLHGGVLRLDHASALPTTSHVQFHGGVLGLSSNYPLFEWSVGTGNNQVDWVGSGGFAAYGGDQTVNLGGLASPSTLVWGKGGFVLDNTSLIFGAHDSTGTLIFRNNIELGFKDRMVRADDGSAEVDGRISGVISGKEFGALVKSGFGGLELEASNSYSAGTQLAQGLLIGVQNDSFGSGAVLVGGTNDSRAVDALELRFNGSSLANSITIGKSEVTPATGNYEGISTIHTTANTQISGPVTLNRNAFLSVDAGTTARYSSLISAASNGGRSTLVGGGVVRLTGANAGFNFNSGASGNTAAVNGGMTIRDATLLVDNSQSLGTVTVELGDATKRLTPGVAVYATAGRSVLGVENNYKINADNLSAYGGAFLATADGSGTTDTPASVGAGNGAFYDISATIDGHQFTNADIGVWIVVKDEVEYPERNGIYRVVQINADGSMNIARVSEFDAAGEMNYGTQVAVTAGVSNIGKTYFMAAPNVATPNGATDPLYWKEDGLNPTVKLLANASGVSISNAIDINANGAGSMVLGTETDLVGSGVADNVSFSGNVVLQDGATGVAELKTLALSSADAVTSGQGVLFSGIFSEATGVGVNADILSLSKKGAGVATLSGNNTFHGSTSVDVGTLRITNSNALGAADGTAGTGTTIASGATLEIDGTSGAVTVGNENLSVGGTGVSAGGAVKVTGGSNTWNGAVTMTSDTTVNVVTSAALKFANTVQGAFALTKQGAGTLELTGANTYQGTTSVSAGRLLVNNATGSGTGTGSVTFASGTFLGGGGAIVAGLNNSVTLNSGSTLTIGNAGALAAEDFHITTSGTGVITLAGTIQFDLFTTQGGLNPTTANDRLVLTGSLNTVLNTPTSVLQVNSTFAVNASNYTAGRTWDLIDWTTMASGTFSNILATQGNFAGVPDLSSLNLQWDFSSLYTNGTISVVAIPEPGRLALIAMAFGLTVLRRRRK